One Coregonus clupeaformis isolate EN_2021a chromosome 21, ASM2061545v1, whole genome shotgun sequence DNA window includes the following coding sequences:
- the zgc:165520 gene encoding syntaxin-3 isoform X4 codes for MKDRLEQLKAKSDVPGDDVEIPVENQAFMDDFFAQIEEIRSSIDKIDESVAQAKKLYSTILSAPTSDQKIQDDLEAVTNDIKKAAGTARNKLKSIEKQLETNTEERSSADMRIRKSQHAILAKKFVEVMTKYNEAQTDFRDKSKGRIARQLEITGKVTTDEELEEMLEGGNAAVFSAGIMESGISKQALNEIEARHKDIVRLESSIKELHDMFVDIAMLVENQYD; via the exons ATGAAGGACCGATTGGAACAGTTGAAGGCG aAAAGTGATGTGCCTGGGGACGATGTGGAGATTCCAGTGGAGAACCAAGCCTTTATGGATGACTTCTTCGCCCAG atTGAGGAGATTCGCAGCAGCATTGATAAGATAGATGAGAGTGTGGCGCAAGCAAAGAAGCTGTACTCTACCATCCTCTCCGCCCCTACATCAGATCAGA AGATTCAAGATGATTTGGAGGCAGTCACCAACGACATCAAGAAAGCAGCCGGCACCGCTCGCAACAAACTCAAGA GTATCGAGAAGCAACTTGAGACAAACACAGAGGAACGGTCGTCAGCAGACATGAGGATACGGAAGTCCCAG CATGCCATCCTGGCCAAGAAGTTTGTGGAGGTGATGACCAAGTACAACGAGGCTCAGACGGACTTCAGAGACAAGAGCAAAGGCCGCATCGCCCGGCAGCTGGAGATCA CGGGAAAAGTAACGACCGacgaggagctggaggagatgtTGGAAGGAGGAAACGCAGCCGTCTTCTCCGCAGGG ATCATGGAGTCGGGCATATCGAAGCAGGCATTGAATGAGATCGAGGCACGGCACAAAGACATTGTGAGGCTGGAGAGCAGCATCAAAGAGCTTCATGACATGTTTGTGGACATTGCTATGCTGGTGGAGAACCAG TATGATTGA
- the zgc:165520 gene encoding syntaxin-3 isoform X3 → MKDRLEQLKAKSDVPGDDVEIPVENQAFMDDFFAQIEEIRSSIDKIDESVAQAKKLYSTILSAPTSDQKIQDDLEAVTNDIKKAAGTARNKLKSIEKQLETNTEERSSADMRIRKSQHAILAKKFVEVMTKYNEAQTDFRDKSKGRIARQLEITGKVTTDEELEEMLEGGNAAVFSAGIMESGISKQALNEIEARHKDIVRLESSIKELHDMFVDIAMLVENQGSMIDKIENNMDQSVGFVERAVADTKKAAKFQQEARRKQMMIMCCCIILCVIGGSFLYSFIK, encoded by the exons ATGAAGGACCGATTGGAACAGTTGAAGGCG aAAAGTGATGTGCCTGGGGACGATGTGGAGATTCCAGTGGAGAACCAAGCCTTTATGGATGACTTCTTCGCCCAG atTGAGGAGATTCGCAGCAGCATTGATAAGATAGATGAGAGTGTGGCGCAAGCAAAGAAGCTGTACTCTACCATCCTCTCCGCCCCTACATCAGATCAGA AGATTCAAGATGATTTGGAGGCAGTCACCAACGACATCAAGAAAGCAGCCGGCACCGCTCGCAACAAACTCAAGA GTATCGAGAAGCAACTTGAGACAAACACAGAGGAACGGTCGTCAGCAGACATGAGGATACGGAAGTCCCAG CATGCCATCCTGGCCAAGAAGTTTGTGGAGGTGATGACCAAGTACAACGAGGCTCAGACGGACTTCAGAGACAAGAGCAAAGGCCGCATCGCCCGGCAGCTGGAGATCA CGGGAAAAGTAACGACCGacgaggagctggaggagatgtTGGAAGGAGGAAACGCAGCCGTCTTCTCCGCAGGG ATCATGGAGTCGGGCATATCGAAGCAGGCATTGAATGAGATCGAGGCACGGCACAAAGACATTGTGAGGCTGGAGAGCAGCATCAAAGAGCTTCATGACATGTTTGTGGACATTGCTATGCTGGTGGAGAACCAG GGCAGTATGATTGACAAGATTGAGAACAACATGGACCAATCGGTGGGCTTCGTAGAGCGGGCGGTTGCCGACACCAAGAAAGCAGCCAAATTTCAGCAGGAGGCCCGTAGG AAGCAGATGATGATCATGTGTTGCTGTATCATTCTCTGTGTCATCGGCGGGTCCTTCCTCTACAGCTTTATCAAATAG
- the LOC121535779 gene encoding GTP-binding nuclear protein Ran, translating into MAEPDVQFKLVLCGDGGTGKTTFVKRHLTGEFEKKYVATLGVEVHPLVFHTTRGTIKYNVWDTAGQEKFGGLRDGYYIQAQCAIIMFDVTSRVTYKNVPNWHRDLVRVCENIPIVLCGNKVDIKDRKVKAKSIVFHRKKNLQYYDISAKSNYNFEKPFLWLARKLVGDPNLEFVEMPALAPPEVVMDASLAAQYENDLKVAAETALPDEDDDL; encoded by the exons ATGGCAGAACCAGATGTACAATTTAAG CTAGTGTTGTGCGGTGATGGAGGCACAGGAAAAACTACCTTCGTGAAGAGGCATTTAACGGGAGAGTTTGAGAAGAAATACGTTG CGACTCTGGGGGTAGAGGTGCACCCCTTGGTCTTCCACACCACTCGAGGGACCATCAAGTACAACGTCTGGGACACAGCCGGCCAGGAGAAGTTTGGGGGGCTCAGAGATGGCTACTACATACAGG CCCAGTGTGCGATCATCATGTTCGACGTCACATCTCGCGTCACATACAAGAACGTGCCCAACTGGCACCGCGACCTGGTGCGCGTCTGCGAGAACATACCCATAGTCCTGTGCGGCAACAAGGTGGACATCAAGGACAGGAAGGTCAAAGCCAAGAGCATTGTGTTCCACCGCAAGAAGAACCTTCAG TACTACGACATCTCAGCCAAGAGTAACTACAACTTTGAGAAGCCCTTCCTGTGGCTGGCCAGGAAGCTGGTAGGAGACCCCAACCTGGAGTTTGTGGAGATGCCCGCCCTTGCCCCCCCGGAAGTCGTCATGGATGCCTCCCTGGCCGCGCAGTACGAGAACGACCTTaaa GTTGCCGCAGAAACTGCGCTCCCAGATGAAGACGACGACCTTTAA